The nucleotide sequence CACGGCCGATCCGCAGCTGCCGGGAAGGGTTGACAGGTTTGCCGCAGACAACGCAGAAGCTGCTGTCCGCCTCGATCTCCGCTCCGCAATTGATGCACTTCATGGTTCTGATCTCTCCGTTTTGTGTGGTCAGGCTTTGTTCAGGCTGATGCCGTAGGGCCCCAGCAGGATGCGGCCGCGCAGGCGGGCAAAGCGTTCGGGTTTGTTGAAGAGTTGGTCGGCGTTGGCCGCGTCGTATTTTTTGTAGAGCTCGCGCGCGGCAGACCAGGTCTGGTCGTCCACCGGGGAAGTGCCGGAGGCGATGAATTTGCTTTCCCAGCCTTCTTTGGCCAGGTTGAATTTGCCGGAGGAGCGCAGCACGGCGATGGCCATCAAGGCGGTGATGTCTTCGGCTTTGAGGTTGGGCACATATTGATAAGCCAGCTTGGCATAGTCCAGATAGATGGTCTGGCCGGGAACGATGTAGATCACCTGGTTGGCTTCGGATTTGCCGATGAATTGGAGGTTTTTGGCCTGGGCGGTTTTATTGCTCATGGCGTTAAATGCTTCCAGATAGGGGTTTTGCGCCGCGTAAGGCCCCAGCCGGCTGGCGATGGTGGCTTCGTCCACCACCAGTTTGGGATCGATGGCCTTCTCAGGAGTCTCCTTGCCCTTGTTCTTCTGTTCCTCTTTGAGGCGTTTCTTTTCCTCTTTGGCCAGGCGTTTGGCCTCGGCCTTGGCCGCTTTCAGGGAATCGCGGGCCGCCGCCACTTCTGGAGAGGGCGGCACCTGGATGGACCTGGCATACCAGAACACGGCGCCCAGAAACACCATCAATGTGGCAATCAGGGCCAGAGGCGGCAGGATCTTTTTCTTGCGCGGGACGGGAAGCTCCTCGCTGAGCGTGAAGGGCGAGCATTGCTGCACCTGCACGATCTGGATGGTGATGTTGTCGCTTCCGCCGCGGTCGTTGGCCATTTCCACCAGGTTCTGGCAGGCGATCTGGGGTTCCTCTTCCATCTGCTGCTGCAGTTCGCTGTCTTTCACATACTCCGTGAGGCCGTCCGAGCAGAGCA is from Candidatus Cloacimonadota bacterium and encodes:
- a CDS encoding Stp1/IreP family PP2C-type Ser/Thr phosphatase gives rise to the protein MQKNTVRLRNANISDIGRNPARTKNEDYFGHFQGEFGDLFLVCDGMGGHEGGEVASRLAVESIRKYFETNYIPGEELTVIAQGIDFAQQKINERVELEPELTGMGTTLVLLLIHGVSYYIAHCGDSRIYLSRGGSIIQLTKDHSEVQMMVESGIITQEQAATHPRRNFITKAIGHTSFAPDISGPHILQQDDVFLLCSDGLTEYVKDSELQQQMEEEPQIACQNLVEMANDRGGSDNITIQIVQVQQCSPFTLSEELPVPRKKKILPPLALIATLMVFLGAVFWYARSIQVPPSPEVAAARDSLKAAKAEAKRLAKEEKKRLKEEQKNKGKETPEKAIDPKLVVDEATIASRLGPYAAQNPYLEAFNAMSNKTAQAKNLQFIGKSEANQVIYIVPGQTIYLDYAKLAYQYVPNLKAEDITALMAIAVLRSSGKFNLAKEGWESKFIASGTSPVDDQTWSAARELYKKYDAANADQLFNKPERFARLRGRILLGPYGISLNKA